In one window of Pseudobdellovibrionaceae bacterium DNA:
- a CDS encoding DUF2384 domain-containing protein: MALKNTVAAERKAKKGEGSDDNNNDKKKLVLRKATLRAADYLGLNNQQLSEILKVSAATISRIRNGGDYYFNLDSNEADKSLLLIRIYQSLYALIGEDKEQIRKWLNNENIYLNCSPIDAMKKTTGVVNVTEYLDAMRG, encoded by the coding sequence ATGGCGCTGAAGAATACGGTCGCAGCCGAGAGAAAAGCGAAAAAAGGCGAAGGTAGTGATGACAATAATAATGACAAGAAAAAACTTGTTCTTAGAAAGGCCACGTTAAGGGCCGCAGACTATTTGGGGCTAAACAATCAACAGTTATCAGAAATTTTGAAGGTGAGCGCGGCCACAATTTCTAGAATAAGAAATGGCGGCGATTACTATTTTAATTTAGACTCCAACGAAGCAGATAAATCTTTATTACTGATAAGAATATATCAATCCCTATATGCATTAATTGGGGAAGATAAAGAACAAATTAGAAAATGGCTGAATAATGAAAATATTTATCTAAATTGTTCGCCAATTGATGCTATGAAAAAAACGACAGGGGTTGTTAATGTTACAGAGTATTTGGACGCAATGCGGGGTTAA
- a CDS encoding RES family NAD+ phosphorylase, producing MLQSIWTQCGVKKSDFISSNFKAIRIVEAQAQQARFKLVDSIEEVEILEELLENQKPPVPKDDKSDDKLVFTPFRYPPLRHGSRFGKKTERGIWYGAKNLVTDFYEAIYYRFLFREHSPALKYDEQNFSMTSFKVSIKTKKCVDLTKRPFAQHRDRISAPDSYVDSQQLGSEMRSMGVEAFKYFSARTKGEELSYGIYTPRVIKMESGIQKDHWLVVIKPEAAIVTPYDKSKEKRFEIHRDHYLVDGKFPVIST from the coding sequence ATGTTACAGAGTATTTGGACGCAATGCGGGGTTAAGAAGTCTGATTTTATTTCGTCCAACTTTAAGGCGATCAGAATTGTTGAGGCCCAAGCTCAACAGGCTAGGTTTAAATTGGTGGATAGCATCGAGGAAGTCGAAATTCTTGAAGAGCTATTGGAAAATCAAAAACCTCCGGTTCCTAAAGACGACAAATCAGATGACAAGCTAGTATTCACTCCCTTTCGGTACCCGCCACTGAGGCATGGATCGAGATTTGGCAAAAAGACTGAACGAGGAATTTGGTATGGTGCTAAAAATTTGGTAACAGATTTTTACGAGGCCATTTACTATCGATTTCTTTTTAGAGAGCATTCACCAGCGCTAAAGTATGATGAGCAAAATTTTTCAATGACTTCATTTAAGGTCTCAATCAAAACAAAAAAATGCGTGGACCTAACAAAGAGGCCTTTCGCACAACACAGAGATCGTATTTCAGCGCCAGACTCTTATGTTGATTCCCAGCAGCTGGGGTCGGAGATGAGGAGCATGGGTGTTGAGGCCTTTAAGTATTTTTCGGCTAGGACTAAAGGTGAAGAACTCAGCTATGGCATTTATACGCCAAGAGTAATTAAGATGGAGTCGGGAATTCAAAAAGATCACTGGTTGGTGGTTATCAAGCCTGAAGCGGCTATTGTCACCCCGTACGATAAGTCAAAAGAAAAGAGATTTGAAATCCATCGAGATCATTACTTGGTCGATGGTAAATTTCCAGTGATTTCAACATGA